Proteins co-encoded in one Streptomyces sp. NBC_01283 genomic window:
- the ilvC gene encoding ketol-acid reductoisomerase, with protein sequence MAELFYDDDADLSIIQGRKVAVIGYGSQGHAHALSLRDSGVDVRVGLHEGSKSKTKAEEQGLRVVTPSEAAAEADVIMILVPDPIQAQVYEESIKDNLKDGDALFFGHGLNIRFGFIKAPEGVDVCMVAPKGPGHLVRRQYEEGRGVPCIAAVEQDATGNGFALALSYAKGIGGTRAGVIKTTFTEETETDLFGEQAVLCGGTAALVKAGFETLTEAGYQPEIAYFECLHELKLIVDLMYEGGLEKMRWSISETAEWGDYVTGPRIITDATKAEMKKVLAEIQDGTFAKQWMDEYHGGLKKYNEYKTQDENHLLETTGKELRKLMSWVNDEA encoded by the coding sequence GTGGCCGAGCTGTTCTACGACGACGACGCCGACCTGTCCATCATCCAGGGCCGCAAGGTCGCGGTCATCGGATACGGCAGCCAGGGCCACGCCCACGCGCTGTCGCTCCGTGACTCGGGTGTCGACGTCCGTGTCGGTCTGCACGAGGGCTCCAAGTCCAAGACCAAGGCCGAGGAGCAGGGCCTGCGCGTGGTGACCCCCTCGGAGGCCGCCGCCGAGGCCGACGTCATCATGATCCTGGTCCCGGACCCGATCCAGGCCCAGGTCTACGAGGAGTCCATCAAGGACAACCTCAAGGACGGCGACGCGCTGTTCTTCGGTCACGGCCTGAACATCCGCTTCGGCTTCATCAAGGCCCCCGAGGGCGTCGACGTCTGCATGGTCGCCCCCAAGGGCCCGGGCCACCTCGTCCGCCGTCAGTACGAGGAGGGCCGCGGCGTTCCGTGTATCGCGGCCGTCGAGCAGGACGCGACCGGCAACGGCTTCGCGCTGGCTCTCTCGTACGCCAAGGGCATCGGCGGCACGCGTGCGGGCGTCATCAAGACGACCTTCACCGAGGAGACCGAGACCGACCTGTTCGGCGAGCAGGCCGTGCTCTGCGGTGGCACCGCGGCGCTGGTCAAGGCGGGCTTCGAGACGCTGACCGAAGCCGGCTACCAGCCGGAGATCGCGTACTTCGAGTGCCTCCACGAGCTGAAGCTCATCGTGGACCTCATGTACGAGGGCGGCCTGGAGAAGATGCGCTGGTCGATCTCCGAGACCGCCGAGTGGGGCGACTACGTCACCGGCCCCCGCATCATCACGGACGCCACCAAGGCCGAGATGAAGAAGGTCCTGGCCGAGATCCAGGACGGCACCTTCGCCAAGCAGTGGATGGACGAGTACCACGGCGGCCTGAAGAAGTACAACGAGTACAAGACCCAGGACGAGAACCACCTCCTGGAGACCACGGGCAAGGAGCTCCGCAAGCTCATGTCGTGGGTGAACGACGAGGCCTGA
- a CDS encoding PucR family transcriptional regulator, translating to MDSVKGDYQELVDEISALLGAPATLENRDFELIAFGAHDSGGDSDFDAAALDPVRTRSILTRRSTADVRTWFEGFGITRATAPVRIPPTPEAGVLRGRICLPVRHRGFALGYVWLLDDEPGPTDAQLSAAMEVAARIGALLADEVQAGADLTREFRAVLTAERGWQRDMAVADLRTALGPRGEGLHAVVCVAPWPSADPDSAPSVRTVQGATALCTVPWGTAGQSLAVLVRLRSADVLTPAVSAATRLLDAAKNAAAGIANARHGLDELGAAWWEASTAARAARAEPRFAPVAQWSEVGPYRLLTSLPAEATEDPVARALLSPAHRELARTAEVYLDCAGQAGRTAAELGIHRQTLYYRLSRVEQLTGLDLDEGEDRLLLHMVLKASRL from the coding sequence ATGGACAGTGTGAAAGGCGATTACCAGGAACTGGTCGATGAGATCTCAGCCCTGCTCGGCGCGCCCGCGACGCTGGAGAACCGCGATTTCGAGCTGATCGCCTTCGGCGCGCACGACAGCGGCGGCGACAGCGACTTCGACGCGGCGGCCCTGGACCCGGTGCGCACCCGCTCGATCCTCACGCGCCGCTCCACGGCCGACGTGCGCACCTGGTTCGAGGGCTTCGGCATCACCCGCGCGACGGCACCCGTCCGCATCCCGCCCACCCCGGAGGCGGGCGTCCTCCGCGGGCGGATCTGCCTTCCCGTACGGCATCGGGGGTTCGCCCTGGGCTACGTATGGCTGCTGGACGACGAGCCGGGGCCGACGGACGCCCAGCTGTCCGCGGCCATGGAGGTCGCCGCCCGCATCGGCGCGCTGCTCGCCGACGAGGTGCAGGCCGGCGCCGATCTGACCCGGGAGTTCCGTGCCGTCCTGACCGCCGAGCGCGGCTGGCAGCGGGACATGGCCGTGGCCGACCTGCGCACGGCGCTGGGCCCGCGCGGCGAGGGCCTGCACGCCGTGGTCTGCGTGGCCCCCTGGCCCTCCGCCGACCCCGACTCGGCCCCTTCGGTCCGTACGGTGCAGGGGGCGACCGCCCTGTGCACGGTGCCGTGGGGCACGGCGGGCCAGAGCCTGGCGGTCCTGGTCCGGCTGCGCTCGGCGGACGTGCTCACCCCGGCGGTGTCGGCGGCCACCCGGCTCCTGGACGCGGCGAAGAACGCGGCGGCGGGCATCGCGAACGCCCGGCACGGCCTCGACGAGCTCGGCGCCGCCTGGTGGGAGGCGTCGACGGCGGCCCGCGCGGCCCGCGCCGAACCCCGCTTCGCCCCGGTGGCCCAGTGGTCGGAGGTCGGCCCCTACCGCCTCCTGACGTCCCTCCCCGCGGAGGCCACCGAGGACCCGGTGGCCCGCGCCCTGCTCTCCCCCGCCCACCGCGAACTGGCCCGCACCGCCGAGGTGTATCTCGACTGCGCGGGCCAAGCGGGGCGCACGGCCGCGGAGTTGGGGATCCACCGCCAGACGCTGTACTACCGCCTCTCGCGCGTGGAACAGCTCACGGGCCTTGACCTGGACGAGGGCGAGGACCGGCTGCTGCTGCACATGGTCCTCAAGGCGTCACGGCTGTAG
- a CDS encoding proline dehydrogenase family protein has translation MLGPVILAASRSDQMRRFVSAAPGTKQVVSRFIAGETVDQVVPIITDAADKGLEVTLDVVGEDITTPEQAAAARDAYLELVERLKDLGLGTKAEMSVKLSMFGQALEGGHELALANVRPVVEAAAAIGTTVTLDAEDHTTLDSMFAIHEELRKDFPQTGCVIQSYLFRTEDDARRLAAAGSRVRIVKGAYKEPAEVAYQDKAEIDKAYVRIMRILMEGDGYPMIGSHDPRLISIAQELARRAGRKLDEYEFQMLYGIRSDEHLRLTAEGHRMRVYTAYGTDWYGYFMRRLAEKPANLLFFARSILTKG, from the coding sequence GTGCTGGGTCCCGTGATCCTCGCCGCGTCGCGCAGCGACCAGATGCGCCGATTCGTCTCGGCGGCGCCGGGCACCAAGCAGGTCGTGAGCCGCTTCATCGCCGGTGAGACCGTGGACCAAGTCGTGCCGATCATCACGGACGCCGCCGACAAGGGCCTGGAGGTCACCCTCGACGTCGTCGGTGAGGACATCACCACGCCCGAGCAGGCCGCCGCCGCGCGCGACGCCTACCTGGAGCTCGTCGAGCGTCTCAAGGACCTCGGCCTCGGCACCAAGGCCGAGATGTCCGTGAAGCTGTCCATGTTCGGCCAGGCGCTCGAAGGCGGCCACGAGCTGGCTCTCGCCAACGTCCGCCCGGTCGTCGAGGCCGCCGCCGCGATCGGCACCACGGTCACCCTGGACGCCGAGGACCACACCACCCTCGACTCGATGTTCGCCATCCACGAGGAGCTGCGGAAGGACTTCCCGCAGACCGGCTGCGTCATCCAGTCATACCTCTTCCGTACCGAGGACGACGCCCGCCGCCTGGCCGCCGCCGGCAGCCGCGTGCGCATCGTGAAGGGCGCCTACAAGGAGCCCGCCGAGGTCGCGTACCAGGACAAGGCGGAGATCGACAAGGCGTACGTGCGGATCATGCGCATCCTCATGGAGGGCGACGGGTACCCGATGATCGGGTCCCACGACCCGCGTCTGATCTCCATCGCGCAGGAGCTCGCGCGGCGCGCAGGGCGCAAACTGGACGAGTACGAGTTCCAGATGCTGTACGGCATCCGCAGCGACGAGCACCTGCGGCTCACGGCCGAGGGCCACCGGATGCGCGTGTACACCGCCTACGGCACCGACTGGTACGGATACTTCATGCGCCGCCTCGCGGAGAAGCCGGCCAACCTGCTCTTCTTCGCCCGCTCCATCCTCACCAAGGGCTGA
- the ilvN gene encoding acetolactate synthase small subunit codes for MSTKHTLSVLVENKPGVLARITALFSRRGFNIDSLAVGVTEHPDISRITIVVNVEDLPLEQVTKQLNKLVNVLKIVELEPSAAVGRELVLAKVRADNETRSQIVEIVQLFRAKTVDVSPEAVTIEATGSSDKLEAMLKMLEPFGIKELVQSGTIAIGRGSRSITDRSLRALDRSA; via the coding sequence ATGTCCACCAAGCACACGCTCTCCGTCCTGGTCGAGAACAAGCCAGGTGTCCTCGCCCGGATCACCGCCCTGTTCTCCCGCCGCGGCTTCAACATCGACTCCCTCGCCGTGGGCGTCACCGAGCACCCCGACATCTCACGCATCACCATCGTCGTGAACGTCGAGGACCTGCCGCTCGAACAGGTCACCAAGCAGCTCAACAAGCTCGTCAACGTCCTGAAGATCGTCGAACTCGAACCGTCCGCGGCCGTCGGCCGCGAACTGGTCCTCGCCAAGGTCCGCGCCGACAACGAGACGCGTTCGCAGATCGTCGAGATCGTCCAGCTGTTCCGTGCCAAGACCGTGGACGTCTCACCCGAGGCGGTCACCATCGAGGCCACCGGATCCAGCGACAAGCTGGAGGCCATGCTCAAGATGCTGGAACCCTTCGGCATCAAGGAGCTCGTCCAGTCCGGCACCATCGCGATCGGCCGCGGCTCCCGCTCCATCACGGACCGCAGCCTGCGGGCGCTCGACCGCTCGGCCTGA
- the serA gene encoding phosphoglycerate dehydrogenase has product MSTAANGKPVVLIAEELSPATVDALGPDFEIRQCNGADRAELLPAIADVDAILVRSATKVDAEAIAAAKKLKVVARAGVGLDNVDVSAATKAGVMVVNAPTSNIVTAAELACGLLIATARNIPQGSQALKAGEWKRSKYTGVELAEKTLGVVGLGRIGALVAQRMSAFGMKVVAYDPYVQPARAAQMGVKVLTLDELLEVSDFITVHLPKTPETVGLIGDDALHKVKPAVRIVNAARGGIVDEEALYSALKEGRVAGAGLDVYAKEPCTDSPLFQFDQVVCTPHLGASTDEAQEKAGVSVAKSVRLALAGELVPDAVNVQGGVIAEDVRPGLPLAEKLGRIFTALAGEVAARLDVEVYGEITQHDVKVLELSALKGVFEDVVDETVSYVNAPLFAQERGVEVRLTTSSESPDHRNVVTVRGTLTGGEEISVSGTLAGPKHLQKIVAIGEYDVDLALAEHMVVLRYADRPGVVGTVGRVLGESGINIGGMQVARADVGGEALAVLTVDDTVPQSVLNELAAEIGAESARAVNLTD; this is encoded by the coding sequence GTGAGCACTGCTGCCAACGGCAAACCGGTCGTACTCATCGCTGAAGAGCTGTCGCCCGCCACTGTCGACGCCTTGGGCCCGGACTTCGAGATCCGTCAGTGCAACGGCGCGGACCGCGCCGAGTTGCTGCCCGCCATCGCCGACGTCGACGCGATTCTGGTCCGCTCCGCGACCAAGGTCGACGCCGAGGCCATCGCGGCCGCCAAGAAGCTGAAGGTCGTCGCCCGCGCGGGCGTGGGCCTGGACAACGTGGACGTCTCCGCCGCCACCAAGGCCGGCGTCATGGTGGTGAACGCCCCCACCTCGAACATCGTCACCGCAGCCGAGCTCGCCTGTGGCCTGCTCATCGCCACCGCGCGCAACATCCCCCAGGGCAGCCAGGCCCTGAAGGCCGGCGAGTGGAAGCGCTCCAAGTACACGGGCGTCGAGCTCGCCGAGAAGACCCTCGGTGTCGTCGGCCTCGGCCGCATCGGCGCGCTGGTCGCCCAGCGCATGAGCGCCTTCGGCATGAAGGTCGTCGCGTACGACCCGTACGTGCAGCCCGCGCGTGCCGCGCAGATGGGCGTCAAGGTCCTCACGCTCGACGAGCTGCTCGAGGTCTCCGACTTCATCACCGTGCACCTGCCCAAGACCCCCGAGACGGTCGGTCTGATCGGCGACGACGCGCTGCACAAGGTCAAGCCCGCCGTCCGCATCGTGAACGCCGCGCGCGGCGGGATCGTCGACGAGGAGGCGCTGTACTCGGCGCTGAAGGAAGGCCGCGTCGCGGGCGCCGGTCTGGACGTGTACGCGAAGGAGCCCTGCACGGACTCCCCGCTCTTCCAGTTCGACCAGGTCGTCTGCACCCCGCACCTCGGTGCCTCCACGGACGAGGCGCAGGAGAAGGCCGGTGTCTCCGTCGCCAAGTCGGTGCGCCTGGCCCTCGCCGGTGAGCTCGTCCCGGACGCGGTGAACGTCCAGGGCGGCGTCATCGCCGAGGACGTGCGTCCCGGTCTGCCGCTCGCCGAGAAGCTCGGCCGGATCTTCACCGCCCTCGCGGGCGAGGTCGCGGCCCGCCTCGACGTCGAGGTGTACGGCGAGATCACCCAGCACGACGTGAAGGTGCTCGAACTGTCCGCGCTGAAGGGCGTGTTCGAGGACGTCGTCGACGAGACCGTGTCGTACGTGAACGCGCCTCTCTTCGCCCAGGAGCGTGGCGTCGAGGTCCGCCTCACCACGAGCTCGGAGTCCCCGGACCACCGCAACGTGGTCACGGTGCGCGGCACGCTGACCGGCGGCGAGGAGATCTCGGTCTCCGGCACGCTGGCCGGGCCCAAGCACCTCCAGAAGATCGTCGCCATCGGCGAGTACGACGTGGACCTGGCCCTGGCCGAGCACATGGTCGTCCTCCGTTACGCGGACCGTCCGGGTGTCGTCGGCACCGTCGGCCGCGTCCTCGGTGAGTCGGGCATCAACATCGGCGGCATGCAGGTCGCTCGCGCCGATGTGGGTGGCGAGGCGCTTGCCGTCCTGACGGTGGACGACACCGTGCCGCAGTCGGTGCTGAACGAGCTGGCCGCCGAGATCGGTGCGGAGTCCGCTCGCGCGGTGAACCTCACGGACTAG
- a CDS encoding TetR/AcrR family transcriptional regulator, which yields MGHREDLLEGAKRCLLEKGFVRTTARDIVKESGTNLASIGYHYGSKDALLVEAFVALVEKADGFDEAPAGESGAKGDGPRDGSLERFEQVWANILRGFPQSRSIWMLTFEVITQGERLAGVRDLLVKAQGEGRSGLAALFTGIEESVISQDLVETEGRFYTTLLNGLMVQWLFDPESATTAEQLTEGMRRVMARASGE from the coding sequence ATGGGACACCGTGAGGATCTGCTCGAAGGCGCCAAGCGCTGCCTGCTGGAGAAGGGCTTCGTGCGTACGACGGCCCGCGACATCGTGAAGGAGTCGGGGACGAATCTCGCGTCCATCGGCTACCACTACGGCTCCAAGGACGCGCTGCTCGTGGAGGCGTTCGTCGCCCTGGTCGAGAAGGCCGACGGCTTCGACGAGGCTCCGGCCGGGGAGAGCGGGGCGAAGGGGGACGGCCCGCGGGACGGCTCGCTGGAGCGGTTCGAGCAGGTCTGGGCGAACATCCTGCGCGGGTTCCCCCAGTCGCGCTCCATCTGGATGCTGACCTTCGAGGTCATCACGCAGGGGGAGCGCCTCGCCGGGGTCCGCGACCTGCTGGTCAAGGCGCAGGGGGAAGGGCGCAGCGGGCTCGCCGCGCTGTTCACCGGGATCGAGGAGAGCGTCATCTCGCAGGACCTGGTGGAGACGGAAGGCCGCTTCTACACGACGCTGCTCAACGGCCTGATGGTGCAGTGGCTCTTCGACCCGGAGTCGGCGACGACCGCCGAGCAGCTCACCGAGGGGATGCGGCGGGTGATGGCGCGGGCGTCAGGGGAGTGA
- a CDS encoding MFS transporter, with protein sequence MTNSTHDQANSAVPERAGRKEWTALAVLMLPLLLVSMDVSVLYFAIPAISADLEPSGTQQLWIFDIYAFVLAGLLMTMGSLGDRIGRRKLLMFGALAFGAASLTAAYANSAEMLIAARAVLGIGGATLMPSTMALVRTMFRDAGQRAKAIGIWSGVMVAGVALGSVMSGVLVEYFWWGSVFLVNLPAMVLLLVLAPVLIPESRDPRPGRFDLLSVPLSMAAVLPVVYGLKEFAAEGFEPGYAVSLAVGLVFAALFVHRQRTAESPLISPALFRGRGFAPAVLLNLISTLAMMGSAFFTTQYLQSVLGKSALEAALWALLPSVLIGFAAPVATALVQRGVDRAHVVSAGFALSACGYGLLTLTGTDSMWTLLTAAGVLACGAVVVGSQLTDLALGSAPAEKAGSASSLLETGQEFGGALGMALLGSIGNAVYRDEIPDTAPAEAHETLGGALAVAREMPDKAASALIDTAREAFTSGMHVAAFSGAAILLIAAALSAVTLRKIKPAKTAEPEPEKALV encoded by the coding sequence ATGACGAACTCGACGCACGATCAAGCGAATTCGGCGGTCCCGGAGCGCGCCGGCCGCAAGGAGTGGACGGCTCTCGCCGTCCTGATGCTGCCGCTGCTCCTTGTCTCGATGGACGTCTCGGTCCTCTACTTCGCGATCCCGGCGATCAGCGCGGACCTGGAGCCGAGCGGCACCCAGCAGCTGTGGATCTTCGACATCTACGCCTTCGTGCTCGCCGGGCTGCTGATGACGATGGGCTCCCTCGGCGACCGCATCGGCCGCCGCAAGCTGCTCATGTTCGGCGCCCTCGCCTTCGGCGCGGCCTCCCTGACCGCCGCCTACGCCAACAGCGCCGAGATGCTCATCGCGGCCCGCGCGGTCCTCGGCATCGGCGGCGCGACCCTGATGCCGTCCACCATGGCCCTCGTCCGCACGATGTTCCGCGACGCCGGACAGCGCGCGAAGGCGATCGGCATCTGGTCCGGCGTGATGGTCGCGGGCGTCGCGCTCGGCTCGGTGATGAGCGGCGTCCTCGTCGAGTACTTCTGGTGGGGCTCGGTCTTCCTGGTCAACCTGCCCGCGATGGTGCTGCTCCTGGTCCTCGCCCCGGTCCTCATCCCCGAGTCCAGGGACCCGCGTCCGGGCCGCTTCGACCTGCTGAGCGTGCCGCTGTCCATGGCCGCCGTGCTGCCCGTCGTATACGGCCTCAAGGAGTTCGCCGCCGAGGGCTTCGAGCCCGGGTACGCCGTGTCGCTCGCCGTCGGACTCGTCTTCGCCGCCCTCTTCGTCCACCGCCAGCGCACCGCGGAGTCCCCGCTGATCTCACCGGCGCTGTTCCGGGGCCGCGGCTTCGCCCCCGCCGTCCTCCTGAACCTCATCTCCACGCTGGCGATGATGGGTTCGGCCTTCTTCACCACGCAGTATCTGCAGTCCGTCCTCGGCAAGAGCGCCCTGGAGGCCGCACTGTGGGCGCTGCTTCCCTCGGTCCTCATCGGCTTCGCCGCCCCGGTCGCCACGGCCCTGGTGCAGCGGGGGGTCGACCGCGCCCACGTCGTCTCGGCCGGCTTCGCCCTCTCGGCCTGCGGCTACGGTCTGCTGACCCTGACCGGCACGGACTCGATGTGGACCCTGCTCACCGCGGCCGGTGTCCTCGCCTGCGGTGCCGTGGTCGTCGGCTCGCAGCTCACCGACCTGGCGCTGGGCTCCGCCCCGGCCGAGAAGGCGGGCTCCGCGTCCTCGCTCCTGGAGACGGGCCAGGAGTTCGGCGGCGCGCTCGGCATGGCGCTGCTCGGCTCCATCGGCAACGCGGTCTACCGCGACGAGATCCCGGACACGGCCCCGGCCGAGGCCCACGAGACTCTCGGCGGCGCGCTGGCGGTGGCCCGCGAGATGCCGGACAAGGCGGCCTCCGCCCTGATCGACACGGCCAGGGAGGCGTTCACGAGCGGGATGCACGTGGCGGCGTTCAGCGGGGCGGCGATACTTCTGATCGCGGCAGCCCTGTCGGCGGTGACCCTGCGGAAGATCAAGCCGGCGAAGACAGCGGAGCCCGAGCCGGAGAAGGCCCTGGTCTGA
- a CDS encoding acetolactate synthase large subunit → MTEQATGAHHPQPRPRSSGQQSTPVEHVTGAKSLIRSLEEVGADTVFGIPGGAILPAYDPMMDSTRVRHVLVRHEQGAGHAATGYAQATGKVGVCMATSGPGATNLVTPIADAHMDSVPLVAITGQVASKAIGTDAFQEADIVGITMPITKHNFLVTKAEDIPATIAEAFHIASTGRPGPVLVDIAKDALQAQTTFQWPPTQDLPGYRPVTKPHAKQIREAAKLITAAKRPVLYVGGGVIKAQATAELKVLAELTGAPVTTTLMALGAFPDSHELHVGMPGMHGAVTAVTALQKADLIVALGARFDDRVTGKLDSFAPFAKIVHADIDPAEIGKNRAADVPIVGDAREVIADLIQAVQAEHTAGVRGDYTAWWADLNRWRDTYPLGYTQPEDGSLSPQHVIERVGKLAPEGTIFAAGVGQHQMWAAHFIDYEKPATWLNSGGAGTMGYAVPAAMGAKAGRPDRTVWAIDGDGCFQMTNQELTTCALNNIPIKVAIINNGALGMVRQWQTLFYNQRYSNTVLHSGPEDIGPNKGTRVPDFVKLSEAMGCVALRCERPEDLDKVIAEANAINDRPVVVDFIVHEDAQVWPMVAAGTSNDEVMAARGVRPDFGDNEDD, encoded by the coding sequence ATGACCGAGCAGGCCACCGGGGCCCACCATCCGCAGCCGCGGCCCCGATCCTCAGGACAGCAGTCGACGCCCGTCGAGCACGTCACGGGCGCGAAGTCCCTCATTCGTTCTCTCGAGGAAGTCGGGGCCGACACGGTATTCGGCATTCCCGGCGGTGCCATCCTTCCCGCGTACGACCCGATGATGGACTCCACCCGCGTCCGTCACGTCCTGGTCCGGCACGAGCAGGGCGCAGGCCACGCGGCCACCGGATACGCGCAGGCCACCGGCAAGGTCGGGGTGTGCATGGCGACGAGCGGCCCCGGTGCCACGAACCTCGTCACCCCGATCGCCGACGCCCACATGGACTCCGTGCCCCTGGTCGCGATCACCGGCCAGGTGGCCTCCAAGGCCATCGGCACGGACGCCTTCCAGGAGGCGGACATCGTCGGCATCACGATGCCGATCACCAAGCACAACTTCCTGGTCACCAAGGCGGAGGACATCCCGGCGACGATCGCGGAGGCCTTCCACATCGCCTCCACGGGCCGCCCCGGACCGGTCCTGGTGGACATCGCCAAGGACGCCCTCCAGGCGCAGACCACCTTCCAGTGGCCGCCCACCCAGGACCTGCCCGGCTACCGCCCGGTGACCAAGCCGCACGCCAAGCAGATCCGCGAGGCCGCCAAGCTGATCACCGCCGCCAAGCGGCCCGTCCTCTACGTCGGCGGCGGCGTCATCAAGGCCCAGGCCACCGCCGAGCTGAAGGTCCTGGCAGAACTCACCGGAGCGCCCGTCACCACCACACTGATGGCGCTCGGCGCATTCCCCGACAGTCACGAGCTGCACGTGGGGATGCCGGGCATGCACGGAGCGGTCACCGCCGTCACCGCGCTGCAGAAGGCCGACCTGATCGTCGCCCTCGGAGCCCGCTTCGACGACCGCGTCACCGGCAAACTGGACAGCTTCGCGCCCTTCGCGAAGATCGTCCACGCCGACATCGACCCGGCCGAGATCGGCAAGAACCGCGCCGCCGACGTGCCGATCGTCGGAGACGCCCGCGAGGTCATCGCCGACCTGATCCAGGCGGTCCAGGCGGAGCACACCGCCGGCGTGCGGGGCGACTACACCGCCTGGTGGGCCGACCTCAACCGCTGGCGCGACACCTACCCCCTGGGCTACACCCAGCCCGAGGACGGTTCGCTCTCCCCGCAGCACGTCATCGAGCGCGTCGGCAAGCTCGCCCCGGAGGGCACGATCTTCGCGGCGGGCGTCGGCCAGCACCAGATGTGGGCCGCCCACTTCATCGACTACGAGAAGCCCGCCACCTGGCTCAACTCCGGCGGCGCCGGAACGATGGGGTACGCGGTCCCGGCCGCGATGGGCGCCAAGGCCGGCCGGCCCGACCGCACGGTCTGGGCGATCGACGGCGACGGCTGCTTCCAGATGACCAATCAGGAACTGACCACCTGCGCCCTGAACAACATCCCGATCAAGGTCGCCATCATCAACAACGGCGCCCTCGGCATGGTCCGCCAGTGGCAGACGCTGTTCTACAACCAGCGCTACTCCAACACCGTGCTGCACAGCGGTCCCGAGGACATCGGCCCCAACAAGGGCACCCGCGTCCCGGACTTCGTGAAGCTGTCGGAGGCGATGGGCTGCGTGGCGCTGCGCTGTGAGCGCCCCGAGGACCTCGACAAGGTCATCGCCGAGGCCAACGCCATCAACGACCGCCCCGTCGTGGTCGACTTCATCGTCCACGAGGACGCCCAGGTCTGGCCGATGGTCGCGGCGGGCACCTCGAACGACGAGGTCATGGCCGCCCGCGGGGTCCGCCCCGACTTCGGCGACAACGAAGACGACTGA